From the genome of Saccopteryx bilineata isolate mSacBil1 chromosome 6, mSacBil1_pri_phased_curated, whole genome shotgun sequence, one region includes:
- the SPATA4 gene encoding spermatogenesis-associated protein 4: MAAAGPRKAILKVPAAVRPKFLSCAPQPPAPAPRKPEKCLVYPHPPKSSRLSRSVLRWLQGLDLTFFPKNITRDFSNGFLIAEIFSVYYPWDLKMSSFQNGTSLKSKLGNWSQLKKFLSKKKIKLPQELIYGTIHCKTGVPEILIEEIYTLLTHREVKSVQDDFVNFTDFGYQMKLPMVPKSTASKFIKDNIRFSELISHPNLLSNELKIDSLFLLQMLQRKLSRKLNPKWFDVKPTVGELTLDALHTQASQYKSTPVTSRQRLPPVLPNIGNVGNSIKTLCMNQPRTPSFESVMKLTTDLKSTLKKHPPGLEK, translated from the exons ATGGCTGCCGCCGGCCCCAGGAAAGCGATTTTGAAAGTGCCGGCGGCAGTTCGACCCAAGTTCCTGTCCTGTGCGCCACAGCCACCAGCTCCCGCTCCGAGGAAGCCTGAGAAGTGTCTGGTCTACCCGCACCCGCCCAAGAGCTCCCGCCTGTCTCGCTCCGTCCTGCGCTGGCTCCAAGGCCTGGACCTCACCTTTTTCCCCAAGAACATTACCAG GGATTTTTCCAATGGCTTCCTGATAGCAGAGATATTCTCCGTATATTACCCCTGGGACCTTAAAATGTCATCCTTTCAAAATGGAACTTCTTTAAAAAGCAAGTTGGGTAACTGGTCCCAGTTGAAGAAG TTCctgagcaaaaagaaaattaaattacctCAAGAACTGATCTATGGAACAATACATTGTAAGACTGGAGTGCCTGAAATACTGATAGAAGAGATTTACACCTTGTTAACCCATCGAGA ggttAAAAGTGTCCAGGACGACTTCGTGAATTTTACAGACTTTGGTTACCAGATGAAATTGCCCATGGTCCCGAAGTCTACAGCTTCGAAGTTTATTAAAGATAACATTAGGTTTTCAGAATTAATAAGTCACCCCAACCTGCTCAGCAATGAACTTAAAATTGATTCCCTCTTCCTTTTACAAATGTTGCAAAGAAAATTAAGCAGAAAGTTGAACCCAA AATGGTTTGACGTCAAGCCTACCGTGGGagaactcactcttgacgctctTCACACCCAGGCCTCTCAGTACAAATCCACACCAGTGACTTCCAGGCAGAGGCTCCCTCCTGTTTTAC CAAATATAGGTAATGTTGGCAACTCAATTAAAACACTTTGCATGAACCAACCCAGGACGCCATCTTTTGAATCTGTGATGAAACTGACCACAGACCTGAAAAGTACCCTTAAAAAGCACCCACCGGGTTTGGAGAAGTGA